ATACGGCCTATATTGATCCGGTGATCAGTGCAATGTACTGGTCTGCAATGACTACCGAAACAGCTGGTGTCGGGATTCTACACGATTCCACCCTGAGCGGATATGCCATTACCTATGTTATCAAAAATTCACCGGCCGAGAATGCCGGTTTGCAGGTTGGAGATACAATCACCGCAGTAGGGGATTCATCGACCGCTGGGATTTCCTATTCAGAATTCAAAGCTCTTTTAACCGGCGAGCCTGGTGAAATCAGAGTCCTTCACCTGCGAAACGAAAGCGGTGAACGTACCGTGGAAGTTACCCTGGGGACCTTTTTTGCTCCCAGTGTTTTTACCGTTTCCCTTTCCGATTCGGTGGCTTATATTGTTCTCGAACGTTTTTCTTCGGAGACCGAAATTGACGGAGGATCTGCTGAGGAGTTTCGCCGTGCGCTTGACAGCACCAAATGGGCGCGGTATACCATTTTCGATCTTCGGCAAAACGGGGGAGGTGAACTTGGTCAATGCTTTGATATTGCAAGCAATTTCGTGCCCGACAATACACCAGTGATAAAATCAAGCCAGCGTTCGTATGTCGAATCACTGAATGGGGTAATCACCCATGATACCACCTATTATTCCGAGGGTGGAGAAAAAGCGCTCGATCGCCCGTTCTATGTCCTCGTCGATGGGTACACTGCAAGTGCATCGGAAATTGTGGTGTCCTGCTTGAAAGATTTTCGTCCCGATGATATTACCGTCATAGGAACCACGACCTATGGGAAAGGAAGCGGCCAATATCTTTTTAACACTCCCACGGAAGGCATTGCAAAAATTACCCGGATGCTCCTTATGCCGGTGCTTGGTTCTCCCTATAATCTTGTCGGTATTGCCCCGCATGTAGAAATTACCCCTGATGAAGACGCACTGGATGTTGCTTTGGAAATGATCGGGACGACCACCCTGGCCAAGGCCCGAAAAAACAATACGACCCGCCGAATCGAAATTCTCCGGGAACAGCTGAAAACAGGCGAGTGGGCGCCGGTGGGCGTGATAAAGGGTGACCGGAAGGGGAAGGGCTAGGATGCCGGTTTAAGGCAAGGATTTTTCAAACTTTCAATGATCAGTTTTCACCGCTCATAACTCACAAATAATGGGGTGTCGTTGTCCCCGTCAGAATATCCGCTCCCCTTACCGATAGATAAACTGTCTTTTATTGGTAAACCGCGAATTCTTGCCGGTGATAGTAATAATATAAACTCCTTCAGGAAGCAGTGTTTTATCGATAATCGCCGGCTGTTGGGCCGAACAGGTTGCCGCATAGACACAAATACCGCGACTGTCATAGATTTTAAGGCCCCGTGACTGGCCGGAAAAACCGGCGATCATTACCGTGTGTCGGGAGACCGTGATCAAAGGGGAAACTGCATCTTTGAATGATAATTGCCGGGCATGTGTTTCAGGATTTCCGATCGAGAAATATTCATCGGAATAATCAATGAATGTTTTCTCGTAATCTCTGACCCGTACGAGACACTTGTCCGAATTTAATTCTTCATTGTCGACAGTCCGGGGGATCTCCCATAAACACCCCTCCCAGGAAGCATCTCCCGGCCGAAGTGTTTCATCGTTAACCGCATGCCAGGTAATACCTGCATCGGGAGAAAAGTCAACCAGGGCTTCATTAATTATACTCGTGTCTGTCGTCCAGGTTATCGTGATTGTTTCTCCGTGATTAAAACGCACGGTCTCATTGGGATAGGAGAGTATATACACCGGAGAGGATTCGATCTTTATTCCACTGACTATCGGTGCTTCGGTGTGGCTCCGGATGAATTGTATATCGAGCATTTTTTCACCCACCACAGCTTTGTGAGAGAGGGTGTGCGCAATCGCTCTTCCATCGGCATTCGTGAAAATATCGAAAGGCATGCCGGGAAGTTCTTCACCCTGGATTTTGATACCGAATAAACGGTCTTCCGGCGCACTGTGCCAGAGTTCGGCAAAGAGAAGAGAGACCAGATACGCGCCGTTGCGAATCCGGAATTTATAGCCGAAATCACGAAATCGCACGCGTTGAAAGATTTCATCATCGGACGTCTGCGCTATCGGCTCTATTTTACAGGTGGCAAATGATGGATAGTCGGCACCGGGTAAATCATAATAGCCGTAATCGCTGTCGATAGTCCAGGCTTTGTCGCCTTCAAATTCACCGGAGCCATCACCACCGCAGTTGACTGCAAATGGGACGGAAACATAGTTCAGCACTCCGGTGGTGACCGAAATGCTGTTACTCGACTGCGATTCATTACCCGCTTCATCTTTTGCCCTGACCGTGAAGGTGTAGTCCGTCTCGGGATCGAGATTCTCGATTGTTGCCCGTGTACTATCACCACCTGTCTGATGAATGCTTTGTGAGCCTTCATAGATCGTATAGGTACAAACTTCCACATTATCGTTGGAGGCGTCCCATTCCAGTGTGACCGTTGTTGCGGTATGGGACAGGAGCGTGAGATTTTGCGGTCGTGATGGAGGCTGGTTGTCGGTAAGGGGTTCGCAGGATGGTCCCCATCCGTTGCGGACCATGATTGCGGTGGCGGAATCCGCCCACAGGCGGTTGCCCTCGAGATTATAGTGATGCCCGTCGTAATAGGGACCATCGGAATTGATAACCTCGCTTTTGGAAAGTATACCGGGAATACTCCAGATCTGTTCTATGACATCATCACGGTAAGGAGTCTTATCCCGTGCCGTCTCTTCGTATTTACCGATCAGAAAAGGAATGTCCGGAAGTCCCAGATCAGAACGCATATTTTCAACTGTTTCAGCAACATCGTCGGCAAAGGTATAGGCACGAGCTTCGCATTCGCGCGACTCGATATAGCCGATTTGAGCGACTATACCGGCAATCGTTACCTTGTCCTTTATCTCCAAAGCACAATTGATAAGCTCTTCATACAGCGCACCGCCTTTGCGGTAGTAGTTGTTACCGCCTGAATGCTCGCATGAATTGGAATGGGGATCACAGTTTATCGTGCCTTTGGTATTGCCGTTCATGATAAGCCCGAAATGATAACACGGGTATGCTTCAGCCATCTTCTTTATGAATTGAAACGACATACTGCCCCGTCCGTAATATTGACTTCGGCAGTTTGTGTTGAGATGCTGTGAGTGGATCGAATCGACCGCCGGCTCCCAGGCATGGTTGTCCGAATCGATACGATAATTCCAGCATCGTGGATGAATGTTTTTGTCCTTTTCACCCCGTCCGTTCATATTCGAATGCCCGATCGCCAAATAGACGATCATCGAATCTTTCGGAATAGTGGTAGTACCGATAGTGACTTGTGCAGATAAAGTGGAAATTAAAGCGATTAAATTACCTATAGAAAAAATACGAGCAATGCGCATTGTGCTCAACCCCCCCTGCCTTAATGAAACTCAGCATCTGGAATGCTGGAACTTTGTTGAAATTATAATATAATGAATTTTAATGTAAAACGCTTGGATTTCTGGAAAGGGGAGGTTGATGTATTTGGAATGGGGATGAGGGCATGATCAGAAAAGTATCACTCGAAAAACCTGTGGATTTAAATGGACCTTAGAGTTCTTTCCCCTATTAAGGATCGAGTGTCAAATTTCATTATGGCATTCTCAAGGGAATTCTTTTTAAATAAGAAAGAATGAGGATGAAACCGAATATATTTATGCGCCTTTGTTTTTTTGTCAAAACAACATTTTTATTTGCGCAGAAAGGGTGAGTCCATATATTTATATCCTACGTTGAAAATGCTTATTATATTCATGCCGGTAATGCCGGCATGCGTGGGTTGAGTGGTAAGCATTGAGCATTTTTTTATTGGCAGTTGAGATGAAGGTTACGTTTTTAAAGCTATTATGTGCAAAAAACGGTGTTTTCCTTGGGGTTTTCAGGCTCTTAGAGCCGGCATGTCTCTAAGCTACAACCCAAATGA
The window above is part of the Chitinivibrionales bacterium genome. Proteins encoded here:
- a CDS encoding PDZ domain-containing protein — encoded protein: MHKRIHLFLLPLFSIAVSLLFFTCGDNNPSGPSSALPQLRTPDVYKTGVDEPVTLRIEGSDPDGEIAEYQWTIDSAGPVTTQDSLYEVVYSTDGLKQVKVQAVDNEGNYSNAVTINIAVVANASVLIWPLDGDSIPAGNAYLEWVPGSYSQYFSVFMDTTNPPVVNAKPLTYDSSYNVTSYVEPGKTYYWYVIAHSETYEADTSEIASFTVAADDSMALEFEFCRLVLSDYSIYQDKLPPDPSVYFPNCANLYASIGDPYTAYIDPVISAMYWSAMTTETAGVGILHDSTLSGYAITYVIKNSPAENAGLQVGDTITAVGDSSTAGISYSEFKALLTGEPGEIRVLHLRNESGERTVEVTLGTFFAPSVFTVSLSDSVAYIVLERFSSETEIDGGSAEEFRRALDSTKWARYTIFDLRQNGGGELGQCFDIASNFVPDNTPVIKSSQRSYVESLNGVITHDTTYYSEGGEKALDRPFYVLVDGYTASASEIVVSCLKDFRPDDITVIGTTTYGKGSGQYLFNTPTEGIAKITRMLLMPVLGSPYNLVGIAPHVEITPDEDALDVALEMIGTTTLAKARKNNTTRRIEILREQLKTGEWAPVGVIKGDRKGKG